The sequence GATTTTTTCAAAACTTTTGAACTCATTTAAAAGCATACGATTAAAATAAAGTAAATAGTTATTTATTTATTAGATCATATACTCGTAGGTTTAAGGTATGCAGAACAATAGTCGGCATATTTTTAACGAGCTGTTGTTACGAATTGGGTTATATTTCTGAAAAAGAACTGATAGAATATTTAGCAAAATCCCACAAAGAATTGAAAAAATACTGTAGCACCTGGAAAGAATACACAACAAATTATACTTTGGCAGGGCAGTTTGGAATGGAGGCAATAATAATGGGTATAACTAGACCAACGTTGAGAATTCTATTCTTTGGAAACTCACATATTCCTTATTGATGGGAAACGGTTTCAACACCTATACAGGTTATACCTGTTTGTTTTCGGAAAACTTTTTAAGACAATCTGATCGTGCGGAAAGCGTACAACAGTCTCCTTTTTTTTAATCGACGAGAGGAAAGAATTGTTCCTATTTTTATTTAAATCCCCATAAATTGTTAAGGGAAAATAAAAAGCCTTAGAAATTTACTTTCTAAGGCTTTTTTTGGAGGTTGAGGGATTCAGTTTTTAATATAAGTATTTGAAGGAAAGCTTGCTTATTGAACTTAATTTCAAAATAGTCACGAATCAGCCACAAATCCATTGATATCTATTCTAAAAAATCTTAATCAAAGATTTAAAGAGTGTTTTAGCTTTTAAGAAAAAGCCGGAATGTTCATTAATTGGTGATCATCATATTGTATTGACGGGATGCTTCTTTAGGTGGACTGATCCAATCTACTAATGATGATGCACCAGCACTTGCTCCAACTGCACCGGCTATTGCACCTCCTATAAGAACTACACCACCAGATACAGCCCCTGCTGCTGCACCTCCCGATATTCCACCTGCAACGTCAGCCAAGCCTACTGCTACCCATTTCCACCAAGGTTTTTTTGCGATGATACTTGATGGTGAATAGCCATTAGCTAAAGCATCCAAATAGATAGTATTCCAAAAATAGGCAGAGTGTCTGCCAATAGAAGTTACGGATAAAATACTTGCTTTATCTTTATCATTAATCGCACTGTTATTGATAATTGAAGTTTCAAAAGAGATTATTGTTTCTTTTAAAGCGGCATAATCATTATTGTTGGTTGCTTCAAAATCTATTAGTAATTTTATAAAACTGGACATATGATTTCTTACAATTGGGCTAAGGTTTGGGTTATTAAGAGCTGTAGCGTAATTATTGTCCGAATCATCCAAAATACTTTTAATTTTTATATTGGGTAAGAATATTTCTGGATTCTCCCCAGGATACAGCTTGAAAAATTCCTCTCTGGAAATGTTAATATAATCATCCGTTGTCAAATTTTCATCCCATTTTTCTACTACTTTTTGAAGGATCTCATTATGAACCTTACCTGCATTATCATAGGGGTTTAGCGCAAAATCAGCAGAAACACCAAATTTATTTGTTACTGCAACGGTTGGGATTTCGTTTTTAGAAATCTTTGGCTCCTGATCCTCTTGACAGGCATTAATAGAAAAAAATAAGGTTAGTGCTACCGAAAGTTTTAAAAATTTTCTCATGGTTTTAGAATTTAGGTGTTATTAAGTTTTTACTATTTGATCTTTGTTAAAATCAATAATCTAATATAATAATTTTATTTTTAATAAATATATTTTTAATTGTTTGTGAAATTCTCAATGTTTATTTTTGAATAAAATAAGAATGAACAATTCTGGTATAATAAATTAGGAAATGATATACTTCTAAAATAAACTCCTAATTATACTAAATCAGGTATTTCTTAAGCCCTTCCATAATACCCTGCCATAAGGTGTTGAAAAAACTTCTGTTCGGGTCACGTTCTTTTTCTACTTCCACATGATCCGGCTCCCCTTTGGAATCGTTTTTCACAAAGATATTGGCAATGGCAGTCAGCAGCTTTCTCTCTTTCCCTGTATTCTTATTCATGAAGTTAACATGCATATCGGTATATTTAAAATAAAAATTCCCTCCTATTTTACTGCTGTTTCCTCTATAATCAAATTTTAGGTAATGAATTTTCCCGTCAAGTGTTACATTCAGGTAAGGCCTTACAAAGAGATTGGCATTATCTACC is a genomic window of Chryseobacterium nakagawai containing:
- a CDS encoding DUF1266 domain-containing protein, producing the protein MGYISEKELIEYLAKSHKELKKYCSTWKEYTTNYTLAGQFGMEAIIMGITRPTLRILFFGNSHIPY